DNA from Verrucomicrobiia bacterium:
CATTGGCGCTATACCCGATCAGGTCACAGAGCTTGAGCGTCTGCTTCAGTTGTTTGAAGAACACCTCGATCTCCCACCGTGCCTTGTACAACGCGACCACCGTGCTCGCGGCCCACCTCAGTTCGTTGGTCAGAAAGACCATCTCCCGTTCCTGGCCGTCCACCTCCACCAGCGCGCGGATCCGGCGTGCGGAAAGGCCGTTGCTCAGGGCCACCCATTCGTCGGCCAGGATCTTTCCCCCTTGGGGCACCTCCCGCCGCTCCAGGACGTCGCACACCATCCCTTCCTTCCAGCGCGTCACCCAGACCACCTCCCGATCGGAAAGGTCCTTGAGGTGCTTCCGATCGACATACGCACGGTCGAAAACCACCACTTCCCCTGTTTTCAGGCCCGCGCACAGCTCTCGAGCCCGGCCGGCATCCGATTCCCGGGCGGTGTCCACCACCACGTAACCCGGCAACAGCGACTGAAAATTGAGGCGCACATGGGCTTTGGCGGCGGCCTTGCGCCGCCGGTGCTGAGCCCAGGGCATGCAGTTGGCCACCAGTTCAATCGTGGTCGAGTCCACCAGATGGATCGTCGCCTTGAATCGCCTCAGGCGCCCCGACAGCCGCCGTCCCCCGAAACCCGGACTCTGCTCGCGCAAATGCTCCAGGGTGCGCCAAAACAGATCCTCCGCCATCTTGCTGGGCCGCTCCTGATTGGCGTGCGAGAGGGTGTTGCGGTGTGGAGGGGTGGCCCCGCGGATGGCGGACAAGGGGCCGGAGTAGAGCTGCAGCGCATCGCACAGGTCATTGAGACCGAATGCATGGCTTAGCTTTCCATAGATCAGGGCCACCACATGGCTCCAGTGACTAAAGGTTCGGGCCTTGCTCTCCGCCCGGTGCTCCCTGGCCAAGGACGCCACCAAGTGCGGCGGAATCAGTTTGCAAAGCTGGCCGAGAATCGTGAACTTGCTGCGGGCTGAGTTGAGATGTTTTTTCATTCACGGACAGGCTGCGTCGCCCGCCCGCAAAACGTCAACTCAGCCTTTTTCCACCCCATTTCCTATGGGATGGCTGTGAAACGATGTCGGCCAGTGCTACTGCCGGGGCGCTCACCGCGAGGTGATCCGGCATGGCACTGAGCACGACGTAGTCGGCCTCCTTCAACGCCGGGATGGTCGTCTTGGTCTTCTGCGGCGGGGTGTCCAGAAACACGCAGTCGTACTTCCCATGTCACGGTGCTGGACGGGGAGACCCTCCAGACGATTGCCGACGCGGTGGTCCCGGATGCGGCACTCCGGGTTCGCCAACAGCGACTGGGCCCCGAGATCCTGCGGACGGTGCGTGCCATTCGTGCGGCTACCAATGAGGCACGCACGGTGAACCAGCCGCTGCTCTTCGATCACATTGCCCTCCAGGTCCGGGAACCGAGCGTGCCTGCGGAACTTCTGCTGGTGGCGCCCGGCCGATACCGCAATCCGAAGGAGGCCGCCTTCGGAATGCAGGACGCCTGGCCGAGCGATGGCCATCTGACCGCCACAGCCGCCCGTTCGGTGTTCTCGACAGTCGAACGCGCCCACCGGCTGCGAGGCGTGACGGTGGAATGGCTGGTCACCGACTTCGACGACTTCGCCAACGACAGTCATCGGGACGGTGCTTCCCGCTTCTGGACGCTGTTTCTGGGGACACAGGACGGCCGATTGGGGGGATTCTCTCCCGATCACCGCATCGCCCTGGCGCGAATCACCGAAGGCCGCCGTATCCCGTTGCGAACGCCGGCATTCGACCCAGCGGATTCCGAGGTTGTGATGCATTCCCGGACACGGCGCATCACGGAAATGCGGACGC
Protein-coding regions in this window:
- a CDS encoding IS4 family transposase — translated: MKKHLNSARSKFTILGQLCKLIPPHLVASLAREHRAESKARTFSHWSHVVALIYGKLSHAFGLNDLCDALQLYSGPLSAIRGATPPHRNTLSHANQERPSKMAEDLFWRTLEHLREQSPGFGGRRLSGRLRRFKATIHLVDSTTIELVANCMPWAQHRRRKAAAKAHVRLNFQSLLPGYVVVDTARESDAGRARELCAGLKTGEVVVFDRAYVDRKHLKDLSDREVVWVTRWKEGMVCDVLERREVPQGGKILADEWVALSNGLSARRIRALVEVDGQEREMVFLTNELRWAASTVVALYKARWEIEVFFKQLKQTLKLCDLIGYSANAIRWQVWTALLVHLLLRYLAWAHEWTHSFVRLFALVRSQIWQTLDLPEILGRYGTARGSYRNLARPEQGFFPQFC